The genomic interval TGCCAAAAGTCGGGGATATTGCCCCTGATTTCACATTACCGGATCAGTTTGGGAATGACGTCAATTTATCTGATATCTTAAAAAACGGGCCTGTTGTGGTTTCATTTTACAATGGTAACTGGTGCCCCTATTGCGGTTTAGAGCTAAAAGCTTTGCAGCGTTCACTGGCAGATTTTCGGAAATTAGGCGCATCATTGGTGGGAATTTCTCCTGATACAATTTCATACATTCAAAATTCAGACGAAGTAAAAAAATATTCATATTCAATCTTATCTGATCAGGGAAGTAGGATATCAACCATCTACGGCCTGCGATTCGATATGCCTGATGAGATTGTTACTGCGATGGAAGGGCTGGGATTAAATATAAAAAAGATACAGGGAGCAGATGATGAAGAATCTATCATAGAGCCCGCTCCTGCCACGTTTGTAGTAAATTCAA from Cytophagales bacterium carries:
- a CDS encoding AhpC/TSA family protein gives rise to the protein MTLNKELAELKQQIYTDPEQRFMESVVESGKLNNVPKVGDIAPDFTLPDQFGNDVNLSDILKNGPVVVSFYNGNWCPYCGLELKALQRSLADFRKLGASLVGISPDTISYIQNSDEVKKYSYSILSDQGSRISTIYGLRFDMPDEIVTAMEGLGLNIKKIQGADDEESIIEPAPATFVVNSTGEFIYVFVDADFTKRAEPSEIIACLMSVVQ